One region of Syntrophobacter fumaroxidans MPOB genomic DNA includes:
- a CDS encoding ABC transporter substrate-binding protein — MKRMVSAIVTLSFALAFLVLPAFAQETVKVGIILPVTGEKAKFGEIEKKSFEMALEEINAAGGINGKKLEFLLEDDTGRPDVARSAAEKLITKDKVVMLGGGYGSSETFAIAGVAQQSRIPFLVNTGSDDKITEKKWEYIFRLNPPVSEYPKGLESFLTEVVKPKTAVILYENTNFGSSGSKEFKATCERLGIKVLMMEGYEHGGVDFKPLLIKVKQANPDLVYMISYLMDASLLMRQSLELRVTPKLFVGGAAGFTLPEFQKNAGKASDMVYSATLWYQTLPYPGAKKYFDDFKKKFGVDTEYHGAEAYAAAFVIADALKRTKSMGPEDVRQALAATDMMTVFGPVKFIAYDTMTNQNKLPTYLVQWIDGKLELVWPKDVASKPYVYPIDWEKVWK; from the coding sequence ATGAAGCGCATGGTGTCGGCTATTGTGACTTTGTCTTTTGCACTCGCGTTCCTGGTCCTGCCGGCTTTCGCTCAGGAAACCGTCAAGGTGGGCATCATTCTGCCGGTCACGGGAGAAAAGGCGAAATTCGGCGAAATCGAGAAGAAGTCTTTCGAGATGGCCCTGGAGGAGATCAACGCAGCGGGGGGCATCAACGGGAAGAAGCTCGAATTCCTGCTTGAAGACGACACCGGACGCCCGGATGTGGCTCGTTCGGCGGCCGAGAAGCTCATCACCAAGGACAAGGTGGTCATGCTCGGCGGCGGATACGGGAGTTCCGAGACGTTTGCCATTGCCGGCGTTGCGCAACAGAGCCGCATCCCTTTCCTCGTCAACACGGGATCGGACGATAAGATCACGGAAAAGAAATGGGAATACATCTTCCGCCTGAACCCCCCCGTGAGTGAGTATCCGAAGGGGCTCGAATCCTTCCTCACCGAGGTGGTGAAACCGAAGACGGCGGTCATTTTGTACGAAAACACCAACTTCGGGTCCTCGGGGTCCAAGGAGTTCAAGGCGACCTGCGAACGGCTGGGCATCAAGGTGCTCATGATGGAAGGCTACGAACACGGCGGAGTGGATTTCAAGCCCCTGCTGATCAAGGTCAAGCAGGCCAATCCGGATCTCGTTTACATGATTTCCTACCTCATGGACGCGTCGCTGCTCATGAGGCAATCCCTGGAGCTTCGCGTCACGCCCAAGCTCTTCGTCGGGGGGGCGGCGGGTTTTACGCTGCCCGAATTTCAGAAGAATGCGGGCAAGGCCTCCGACATGGTCTACTCCGCGACCCTGTGGTACCAGACCCTGCCCTACCCGGGAGCCAAGAAATACTTCGACGATTTCAAGAAAAAATTCGGGGTTGATACGGAATATCACGGTGCCGAGGCCTATGCCGCGGCTTTCGTGATCGCCGATGCACTGAAACGGACCAAATCCATGGGTCCGGAAGATGTCCGCCAGGCGCTGGCCGCCACCGACATGATGACGGTTTTCGGCCCCGTCAAGTTCATCGCTTACGACACGATGACCAACCAGAACAAACTGCCCACCTACCTGGTGCAGTGGATCGACGGGAAGCTCGAGCTGGTGTGGCCGAAGGACGTCGCCTCCAAACCATACGTGTATCCTATCGACTGGGAAAAGGTCTGGAAATAG
- a CDS encoding queuosine 5'-phosphate N-glycosylase/hydrolase, with the protein MENLHESPRAFPVLESIAPVVERSRWVTFHPASAELCIERWGHLLDSVPTWKQPWHFFDGGLETVRWVFVLDVLNHCFWPDENEPLWSVRYRGNEYSGYAGLAASLKRAMESGVPVTNASFLAGLSPGTLREILAGTGEIPLLEARLENLREAGRVLLARWEGDIVNLVASAGRSAVDVVKGVVDSFSSFRDECGYRGRPVYFWKRAQLFAADLHSAFDGRDWGAFEDIERLTAFADYKLPQVLRRFGLIVYHPELAERIERRERLPAGSEEEVEIRAATVWAVEALKKAFERRGAEPTSMRVDGWLWQLGQLEYFRKYPYHLCRTIYY; encoded by the coding sequence ATGGAAAACCTGCACGAAAGCCCGCGCGCTTTTCCGGTGCTGGAGTCGATAGCTCCGGTGGTGGAGCGCAGCCGCTGGGTGACGTTCCATCCCGCGTCGGCGGAATTGTGCATCGAGCGATGGGGACACCTGTTGGACTCGGTCCCCACCTGGAAACAGCCCTGGCACTTCTTCGACGGAGGCCTGGAGACGGTGCGCTGGGTGTTCGTCCTGGACGTTCTCAACCACTGTTTCTGGCCTGATGAGAATGAACCGCTCTGGTCCGTGCGTTACCGGGGGAACGAATATTCCGGCTATGCGGGCCTTGCCGCCTCTCTCAAGCGAGCCATGGAAAGCGGCGTCCCGGTGACGAATGCATCGTTCCTGGCAGGTCTGTCCCCGGGAACATTGCGCGAGATTTTAGCCGGAACGGGCGAGATTCCGCTCCTCGAGGCCCGCCTGGAGAACCTGCGCGAAGCGGGGCGGGTACTGCTCGCGCGGTGGGAAGGCGACATCGTCAACCTGGTTGCTTCCGCGGGGCGCAGCGCCGTCGACGTCGTGAAAGGCGTGGTCGACAGCTTCTCGAGCTTTCGCGACGAGTGCGGGTATCGAGGGCGGCCGGTGTATTTCTGGAAGAGGGCGCAGCTGTTTGCGGCGGATCTTCATTCGGCATTCGACGGAAGGGATTGGGGGGCGTTCGAGGATATAGAACGGCTTACCGCGTTCGCCGACTACAAGCTTCCCCAGGTTCTGCGCCGGTTCGGACTGATCGTGTATCACCCCGAACTGGCGGAAAGGATCGAGAGGCGGGAGCGGCTGCCTGCCGGAAGCGAGGAAGAGGTTGAGATCAGGGCGGCGACGGTATGGGCGGTGGAAGCCCTGAAGAAAGCGTTTGAACGGCGGGGCGCCGAACCGACAAGCATGCGCGTGGATGGCTGGCTCTGGCAGTTGGGGCAGCTGGAGTATTTCAGAAAGTATCCTTACCATCTTTGTCGCACGATCTATTACTGA